One window of Dysgonomonas mossii genomic DNA carries:
- a CDS encoding NAD/NADP octopine/nopaline dehydrogenase family protein has product MKLTVFGAGNIGTFIAAYLSLQKANKVSLYTPNKNKISNIIKIDDIENRKTYYSNHISVNDDLQESLQGADYVFLTYPSDLLFDKLQQMKDYLTAGTKIVVVPGTGGVEFHTHFLLQKECMLVGLQRVPAICRLKEYGRSVCVTGWKKQLYISSLPAKGQQCVIDDLSKLFNIPVQSVGAYYNITLTPSNPILHTSRLYALFRDYFEGKTYSTNPGFYEDWDNYSSEILIQCDEELQKVYKTLSHNDNKVIPLLTHYESVDAESLTKKIRSIKAFEGIKSPMINKGSAYIPDLSSRYFLEDFSYGLCIIKGLALIYGLKTPTIDSSIQWMQRLYKKEYIDLSANLGKDYVETGMPQRFGINSIDKIEQIYI; this is encoded by the coding sequence ATGAAATTAACAGTCTTCGGAGCCGGTAATATAGGAACATTTATAGCAGCATATCTCTCGCTCCAAAAAGCAAATAAGGTATCATTATATACTCCGAATAAAAATAAGATATCCAATATTATAAAAATAGACGATATTGAGAATAGAAAGACTTACTATTCAAATCACATTTCTGTAAATGATGACTTGCAAGAGTCCTTACAAGGAGCTGATTATGTTTTCCTAACATATCCTTCTGATCTTCTATTCGATAAGCTTCAACAAATGAAGGATTATCTGACTGCTGGCACAAAGATAGTCGTTGTGCCGGGTACAGGCGGAGTAGAGTTTCACACTCACTTTTTATTACAAAAAGAATGTATGTTGGTAGGATTACAAAGAGTTCCTGCAATATGCAGATTAAAGGAATATGGTAGATCTGTTTGCGTAACAGGATGGAAAAAACAACTATATATTTCGTCTTTGCCTGCTAAAGGTCAACAATGTGTCATTGACGATCTTAGTAAATTATTCAATATCCCTGTACAATCTGTAGGAGCGTATTATAATATAACTTTGACTCCGTCTAATCCAATCCTACATACCTCAAGACTATATGCTCTATTTAGAGATTACTTTGAGGGAAAAACATATTCTACCAATCCGGGATTTTATGAAGATTGGGATAATTATTCTTCTGAGATATTAATACAATGTGATGAGGAATTACAAAAAGTATATAAAACATTAAGCCACAACGACAATAAAGTTATTCCATTATTAACTCATTACGAATCTGTTGATGCAGAATCTTTAACAAAAAAAATAAGATCAATCAAAGCGTTCGAAGGGATAAAGAGCCCTATGATAAATAAAGGTTCTGCATATATTCCAGATCTATCTTCCCGCTATTTTCTAGAAGATTTTTCTTATGGACTATGCATAATAAAAGGACTTGCTTTAATTTACGGTCTAAAAACACCAACAATCGATTCATCTATTCAATGGATGCAACGATTATATAAGAAAGAATATATCGATTTATCCGCTAATTTAGGGAAAGATTATGTCGAAACAGGAATGCCACAACGATTTGGAATAAATAGTATAGATAAGATTGAACAAATATATATATGA
- a CDS encoding DUF1972 domain-containing protein — protein MKIAFISTRGIPNNYGGFEQFAEYISVGLVQRGHEVVVYSPRFHPYKESTYKGVRIKHIYSPELWMGGSVGSFFYDFSSLKDALKKEKFDIIYDAGYTSIIPAYIWYNIKDIKYPIVVTNMDGLEYKRTKFSKKVQKFLFWEERMAVKHSHYLIADNLGIKDYYKEKYNKDSKFLAYGADIHEDYNKEHLHEYGLSPDNYFLLIARMEPENNIEMIIQGYIESNHVDRTLIVVGKTNTPHGKELIEKYKGYKSVRFVGGIYDFKKINSVRYFSTAYFHGHSVGGTNPSLLEAMASSCFIIANDNIFNKAVLNNNALYFANKEDITTIVNNIDSNLNQYKNIFINNNLECIREEYSWEKLIDDHEKYFLEILSSHSKCNNNG, from the coding sequence ATGAAAATAGCATTCATCTCCACCCGTGGAATCCCTAACAATTACGGAGGATTCGAACAATTCGCCGAATACATTTCGGTTGGATTAGTACAACGAGGACATGAGGTCGTAGTATATTCTCCTCGCTTTCATCCATATAAAGAATCAACATATAAAGGAGTACGTATAAAGCATATATATAGTCCTGAATTGTGGATGGGCGGTTCTGTAGGTAGTTTCTTCTATGACTTTAGCTCATTAAAGGATGCTTTAAAGAAAGAAAAATTTGATATAATCTATGATGCCGGATATACAAGCATCATACCCGCATATATTTGGTATAATATAAAAGATATTAAATACCCGATAGTTGTTACCAATATGGATGGACTGGAGTATAAACGAACAAAATTCAGTAAAAAAGTTCAGAAATTCCTGTTTTGGGAAGAACGTATGGCTGTAAAGCACAGCCACTATCTTATTGCAGACAATCTCGGCATTAAAGATTATTATAAAGAGAAATACAATAAAGATAGTAAGTTTCTTGCTTATGGAGCTGATATACATGAAGACTATAACAAAGAGCATCTCCATGAATACGGCTTAAGCCCTGATAACTATTTCTTGCTAATAGCTCGAATGGAACCAGAAAATAATATAGAAATGATTATACAGGGATATATAGAATCTAATCATGTAGACAGAACGTTAATTGTTGTAGGCAAAACAAATACTCCCCACGGAAAAGAATTAATTGAAAAATATAAAGGCTATAAATCAGTTCGTTTTGTTGGAGGAATATACGATTTTAAAAAGATAAATTCAGTTCGCTATTTTTCTACAGCATATTTTCACGGTCATAGTGTGGGAGGGACCAATCCTTCTTTACTAGAAGCAATGGCCTCTAGCTGCTTTATTATAGCGAATGATAACATATTTAACAAAGCCGTATTGAATAATAATGCATTATACTTTGCGAATAAAGAGGATATCACCACAATAGTAAATAATATTGATAGCAATTTGAACCAATACAAAAATATATTCATCAATAATAACTTAGAATGTATTAGAGAAGAATATTCTTGGGAAAAGCTGATTGATGACCATGAAAAATATTTTCTGGAAATTTTATCAAGTCACTCAAAATGCAACAATAATGGCTGA
- a CDS encoding acyltransferase has product MSRNTFYFIFRLPVKIAIFLSRIWNPIKFRLAGIIIGKNACIRGKIFIDMGKGSQIIIGNNLTISSGLNINPLSRNIRACISAYKGATIKIGNNVGISSACIWSSKSITIGNNVKIGGDSIIIDSDSHSLDYLIRKDSDNKIISKDIIIEDDVWIGTRSIILKGVTIGARSIIGAGSVVTKDIPTDCIAAGNPCRIIRHLENKNS; this is encoded by the coding sequence ATGTCACGAAATACTTTCTATTTTATTTTCCGACTTCCGGTAAAAATTGCAATTTTTCTTTCCAGAATCTGGAATCCTATCAAATTTCGTTTGGCTGGGATAATTATAGGGAAAAATGCCTGTATAAGAGGTAAGATATTTATTGATATGGGTAAAGGTTCACAAATCATTATAGGTAATAATTTAACTATCTCCAGTGGATTAAATATCAACCCCCTTTCTCGTAATATACGGGCGTGTATCAGCGCATATAAAGGGGCTACAATTAAAATAGGGAATAATGTAGGAATAAGCTCTGCATGTATATGGTCTTCTAAATCTATAACCATTGGTAACAATGTAAAAATAGGAGGCGATAGTATTATCATTGATAGTGATTCTCATAGTTTAGATTATTTAATACGCAAAGATTCTGACAACAAAATAATTAGCAAAGATATCATTATAGAAGATGATGTATGGATCGGTACCCGATCTATAATTTTGAAAGGAGTTACAATTGGTGCACGTTCTATTATAGGAGCAGGTAGCGTTGTTACAAAAGATATTCCGACAGATTGTATAGCTGCAGGTAACCCTTGTCGTATAATACGACATTTAGAAAATAAAAATTCATGA
- a CDS encoding metallophosphoesterase family protein: MKRIYLFIAFVISILFLSCNKEDDIDIRTSTGLYGEANKTLQRFKDWRRNDDVIIFPIITDLHSGGNDKYKHISYVMQTDSLFGYDFIAHLGDFGIDVDKTNTLLKEISTIHEKYNKLTIFCKGNHEDFISNVAFSNSLQVPSLNKSKYKVNIYSNGAFGYYDIDNKKTRIFFLNTSDSISYCIRKKQLQYVIDNLSTIPNNDWCVVFLGHWCPHPIGYWNNSTSQKINHKTFMKILESYASKKNGVADISENINLSWDFTKAKGKLVGYLCGDSHFDTQVKDNGVNYIITQGYGTISESQKPQGAITTPFDYNKQMLVDIVAIKPSEGKMKFFRLGAGSSNRDREFYF; this comes from the coding sequence ATGAAAAGAATTTATTTATTTATTGCGTTTGTCATCTCTATACTATTCCTTTCATGTAATAAAGAAGATGATATTGACATCAGAACATCAACCGGGCTTTACGGTGAAGCTAACAAAACTCTACAGAGATTTAAAGACTGGCGTAGAAATGATGATGTTATTATTTTTCCAATAATAACGGATTTACACTCAGGTGGAAATGATAAGTATAAACATATTTCTTATGTAATGCAAACAGATAGCCTTTTCGGCTATGATTTCATTGCTCATCTTGGCGATTTTGGTATAGATGTGGATAAGACAAATACTCTACTTAAAGAAATTTCTACAATACATGAAAAGTATAATAAATTGACGATATTTTGTAAAGGAAATCATGAAGATTTTATTTCTAATGTAGCTTTTTCTAATTCCTTACAAGTTCCCTCTCTAAATAAAAGTAAGTATAAGGTAAATATCTATTCAAATGGGGCATTTGGATATTATGACATTGATAATAAAAAAACTAGAATTTTCTTTCTTAATACCTCTGATAGTATCTCTTATTGTATTAGAAAAAAACAACTCCAATATGTGATTGATAATCTATCAACAATTCCGAATAATGATTGGTGTGTGGTCTTTCTTGGCCACTGGTGTCCGCATCCAATCGGCTACTGGAATAATTCAACAAGTCAGAAGATTAATCATAAAACGTTTATGAAGATTCTAGAGTCATATGCGTCGAAAAAAAATGGTGTAGCAGACATATCTGAAAATATAAACTTATCATGGGATTTTACTAAAGCCAAGGGTAAGTTAGTTGGTTATTTATGTGGTGATTCTCATTTTGACACCCAAGTAAAAGACAATGGAGTAAACTATATAATAACACAGGGATATGGGACTATATCTGAATCCCAAAAGCCGCAAGGAGCTATCACGACCCCCTTTGACTACAATAAGCAAATGCTTGTTGATATTGTAGCGATAAAGCCGTCAGAAGGAAAAATGAAGTTTTTCAGACTTGGAGCTGGCAGTAGTAACCGAGATAGAGAATTTTACTTTTAG
- a CDS encoding LicD family protein, with amino-acid sequence MKKINTPKGIYKYKFVPLCAEKKRINKEIAKENLLLFKKIAEKNNLQFSLAFGTMLGAIREHDFIDHDDDIDLWILSEQQDTFFNMLFELREYGFELVRFHRKGLGSIIRKGENIDIYVLYPIAEGLRGYYGNPIPEKYVTKLSLYEFQGELFHGATNSEELMVFFYGENWRTPIAYANFDLPFYKWLVSLIKEYAISYTPNWLFNSITNKRKKRKMDLYLKRLNRLNNFLQKK; translated from the coding sequence GTGAAAAAAATAAATACACCTAAAGGGATATATAAATATAAATTTGTTCCTCTTTGTGCAGAAAAGAAAAGAATTAACAAGGAAATTGCAAAAGAAAATTTATTATTATTTAAGAAAATAGCAGAAAAGAATAATCTTCAATTTTCTTTAGCTTTTGGGACAATGCTCGGTGCTATAAGAGAACATGACTTTATTGATCATGACGATGATATTGACCTATGGATTTTGAGTGAGCAGCAAGATACCTTCTTCAATATGTTGTTCGAGTTAAGAGAATATGGATTCGAACTTGTTCGCTTCCATCGAAAAGGATTAGGCTCTATTATACGGAAAGGTGAGAATATAGACATTTATGTTCTATATCCGATAGCAGAGGGCTTAAGAGGATATTATGGCAATCCTATTCCGGAAAAATATGTAACAAAATTAAGTCTATATGAATTTCAAGGGGAACTCTTTCATGGAGCTACAAATAGTGAAGAGTTGATGGTCTTCTTTTATGGCGAGAATTGGAGAACTCCCATCGCTTATGCAAATTTCGATCTACCCTTTTATAAATGGTTGGTATCTCTAATAAAAGAATATGCGATCTCTTATACTCCAAATTGGCTATTTAATTCAATAACTAATAAGAGAAAAAAACGTAAAATGGACTTATATTTAAAACGCCTTAATAGATTAAATAATTTCTTACAAAAAAAATAA
- a CDS encoding aminotransferase class I/II-fold pyridoxal phosphate-dependent enzyme: MQAIILAAGMGKRLGDLTKDNTKCMVKVNGITLIERMLQQITKHGIQKIIMVIGYHGNELKAYIDSLPDKYDIKYIENPVYETTNNIYSLYLAKDYLLKDDTLLFESDLIFEDKLIENILAHPYPNLALVAKFESWMDGTVVTLDDEHNIVKFITKESFVFEEISSYFKTVNIYKFSKEFSNTRYVPFLEAYSKALGNNEYYEQVLKVIALLDQPDIKALDIRDLSWYEIDDIQDLDIAESIFADEDTRLTKLQKRYGGYWRYPHIIDFCYLVNPYFPNSKLLSEIKANFERLLVEYPSGLAINNLLAAKYFWIKPEYICVGNGAAELIKSLMNVIEGKIGINYPTFEEYPNRYSDDRIIGYTTTNPDFHYGAEDLIQYYNDKNISSLILINPDNPSGNFIYKEDILRILKWAQKKGIRVIIDESFVDFSDDFEKNSLLKNEILEEYKNLIVIKSISKSYGVPGLRLGIIASSDSQIMTFLKKDVSIWNINSFAEFYLQIYGKYEQNYKTACRSFVAERERFKEQLSKITFLRVIPSQANYFLCEVISNKTAVQLTRELLKHNILIKDCSGKHGFENKEYVRIAVRNTADNDLLIEKLHILES; encoded by the coding sequence ATGCAAGCAATAATTTTAGCAGCAGGAATGGGTAAACGACTTGGTGACCTAACTAAGGATAACACTAAATGTATGGTTAAAGTTAATGGCATCACTCTAATTGAACGAATGCTGCAACAGATAACCAAACATGGTATTCAGAAAATTATTATGGTGATAGGTTATCATGGAAATGAATTAAAAGCTTACATTGACAGTTTACCCGACAAATATGATATCAAATACATAGAAAATCCTGTATATGAAACGACAAACAACATCTATTCTCTATATTTGGCAAAAGATTATTTATTGAAAGATGATACACTTTTATTTGAATCAGACTTGATATTTGAAGATAAACTAATTGAAAATATTCTGGCTCATCCTTATCCAAATTTAGCATTAGTTGCTAAATTTGAAAGTTGGATGGATGGTACAGTTGTCACACTTGATGATGAACATAACATTGTAAAATTTATTACAAAAGAGTCATTTGTTTTTGAAGAAATATCCTCTTATTTTAAGACAGTCAATATTTATAAATTTTCAAAAGAATTTTCTAATACCCGATATGTTCCATTCCTCGAGGCATATAGTAAAGCTCTGGGGAATAACGAATACTATGAACAGGTATTAAAAGTCATCGCCTTACTTGACCAACCAGACATTAAAGCATTGGACATAAGAGATCTGTCATGGTATGAAATTGATGATATACAGGATCTGGATATTGCCGAATCGATCTTTGCTGATGAAGATACGCGATTAACCAAGCTCCAGAAACGATATGGAGGATACTGGCGTTATCCTCACATTATCGATTTCTGTTATTTGGTAAATCCATATTTTCCGAATAGTAAACTTCTTTCAGAGATTAAAGCCAACTTTGAACGACTACTGGTCGAATACCCATCAGGATTAGCAATCAATAATCTCTTAGCTGCAAAATATTTTTGGATCAAACCTGAATATATTTGTGTAGGAAACGGAGCCGCCGAACTAATAAAGAGTTTGATGAATGTGATCGAAGGTAAAATTGGAATTAATTATCCTACATTTGAAGAATATCCCAACCGATATAGTGATGACAGAATCATTGGATATACTACAACAAATCCAGACTTTCACTATGGTGCTGAAGATCTAATCCAATATTACAATGATAAAAATATTTCTTCTCTAATCCTTATCAATCCGGATAATCCATCAGGTAATTTTATTTACAAAGAGGACATTCTGAGAATATTAAAGTGGGCACAAAAAAAAGGTATCAGAGTAATAATTGATGAATCCTTTGTAGATTTTTCTGACGATTTTGAAAAAAATAGTTTATTAAAAAACGAAATATTAGAAGAATATAAAAACTTAATCGTAATTAAAAGTATTTCTAAATCATATGGTGTTCCGGGCTTACGTTTAGGTATAATTGCATCTTCAGATTCCCAAATAATGACATTTCTGAAAAAAGATGTATCTATCTGGAATATTAATTCTTTTGCTGAATTTTATTTACAGATATATGGCAAATATGAACAAAACTACAAAACAGCATGTCGCAGTTTTGTTGCTGAACGTGAACGATTCAAGGAACAGTTGTCTAAGATTACTTTTCTTCGAGTAATACCTTCGCAAGCCAATTATTTTTTGTGTGAAGTGATATCTAATAAAACAGCAGTACAATTAACTCGAGAATTATTAAAGCACAATATATTAATAAAAGACTGTTCTGGCAAGCATGGATTTGAGAACAAAGAATATGTACGTATCGCTGTTAGAAATACTGCTGATAATGATTTATTGATTGAAAAATTACATATTCTAGAATCATGA
- a CDS encoding glycosyltransferase family 4 protein, with protein sequence MKVLWFTNTASLYQQNNNAYNGGGWIESLESNIRTNPTIDLAISFFHSDTIFKIKKNNVTYYPIYEKRNILKKVLHELNPDQRNDENIHRFLRVINDFNPDIIHIFGSEKSFGLVAKYTSIPVILHIQGIINPYLNAWYPPGYSNMGMYSLFRFNPLRIYSYFRGYKYFSIRAKQELKRLSYVRNYMGRTEWDKLVTSILSPGSNYYYCSEVLRSPFYTNTPWRFHQRDKIIIATTISSPLYKGFDLILKTAALLSSLPSLSFEWRIFGNIDPKLTERKLKIRAANVHVDLRGVLSAESLAKELLDADMFVHPSYIDNSPNSICEAQLLGLPVISTNVGGISSLIEQNETGILIPANDPYTLCAKIQKVFNDPDFAAYLGKNARDCALKRHNIESIVTQNISIYKSILSKQI encoded by the coding sequence ATGAAAGTTCTCTGGTTTACAAATACAGCGTCTTTATATCAACAAAACAATAATGCTTACAATGGCGGAGGTTGGATCGAATCGTTGGAATCGAATATTCGCACTAATCCGACAATAGATCTAGCAATATCATTTTTCCATTCAGATACTATTTTTAAAATTAAAAAAAATAATGTAACTTATTATCCAATATATGAAAAACGTAATATATTAAAAAAAGTATTACATGAGCTAAATCCGGATCAAAGAAATGACGAGAATATTCACCGTTTTTTACGTGTTATAAATGATTTTAATCCTGATATTATCCACATATTTGGCTCTGAGAAATCTTTCGGATTAGTTGCCAAATATACCTCTATACCTGTTATCCTTCATATACAGGGGATCATAAATCCTTATTTGAATGCATGGTATCCTCCAGGATACAGTAATATGGGGATGTATTCTCTATTTCGTTTTAATCCATTACGTATATATTCTTATTTCAGAGGCTATAAATATTTTTCGATAAGAGCCAAACAAGAGTTAAAAAGGCTTTCGTATGTTCGAAACTATATGGGACGTACAGAATGGGATAAATTAGTAACATCAATATTATCTCCAGGCTCAAATTATTACTATTGCAGTGAGGTGTTACGTTCTCCTTTCTATACAAATACACCATGGAGGTTTCATCAACGGGATAAAATTATAATAGCGACAACAATATCATCACCTCTTTATAAAGGTTTTGATTTAATATTAAAAACAGCGGCTCTTCTTTCCTCTCTGCCATCATTATCTTTTGAATGGCGTATTTTTGGAAATATAGACCCCAAATTAACAGAACGGAAATTAAAGATAAGAGCAGCAAATGTTCATGTTGATTTACGAGGAGTACTCTCTGCAGAATCTTTAGCGAAGGAGCTTCTTGATGCTGATATGTTTGTACACCCCTCTTATATTGATAATAGTCCCAATAGTATTTGCGAAGCTCAATTATTAGGCCTACCCGTAATCTCTACAAATGTAGGTGGAATTTCTTCTTTGATAGAACAGAATGAGACAGGAATTCTAATACCGGCAAATGACCCTTATACACTATGCGCTAAAATACAAAAAGTATTTAATGATCCGGATTTTGCCGCATACTTGGGCAAAAATGCAAGAGACTGCGCATTAAAACGACATAACATTGAATCTATTGTAACTCAGAATATATCGATTTATAAATCCATTCTATCTAAGCAGATTTAA
- a CDS encoding glycosyltransferase family 2 protein produces MREDILITVVLVTYNAAETIETAILSVLNQTYKNIECLVIDGASTDNTVDIIKKYNIRYISEPDKGIYDAMNKGWKQGRGEWVLYLGADDELVSNGIEALVNVSSNAEIVYGDTILKFLSGNTKRRGIQDLSVIKYYLCSSHQSFMMKKSVIDSLGGFNLKYKIYGDFDLIQRAYINGYRFRQTKEVISIFFLGGISTNNIMAERERYILLKDNKLAKHPLLVCSYFALKKILLKIKHLYS; encoded by the coding sequence ATGAGAGAAGATATTTTAATTACAGTTGTTCTTGTGACTTATAATGCAGCAGAAACCATAGAAACAGCCATCTTAAGTGTATTGAATCAGACATATAAAAATATCGAATGCCTTGTAATAGATGGAGCCTCTACGGATAATACTGTTGATATTATAAAAAAGTATAATATCAGATACATCTCAGAACCTGATAAAGGTATATATGATGCTATGAATAAGGGCTGGAAACAAGGAAGAGGAGAATGGGTTTTATATCTAGGTGCAGATGACGAATTGGTCTCAAACGGCATAGAAGCTCTAGTTAATGTCAGCTCTAATGCGGAAATAGTTTATGGTGATACAATCTTAAAGTTTCTTTCGGGTAATACTAAAAGAAGAGGAATTCAAGATTTATCGGTGATAAAATACTATCTATGCAGTAGTCATCAGTCATTTATGATGAAAAAAAGCGTCATTGATAGCTTAGGTGGATTCAATTTAAAATACAAAATATATGGCGATTTTGATTTGATACAAAGAGCCTATATCAATGGTTATAGATTTAGACAAACAAAAGAAGTGATATCTATATTCTTCCTTGGAGGTATTAGTACAAATAATATTATGGCAGAAAGAGAACGATATATATTGCTAAAAGATAATAAATTAGCCAAACATCCTCTCTTAGTATGCTCCTATTTTGCTTTAAAAAAGATACTTTTAAAGATAAAACATTTATATTCATAA
- a CDS encoding capsular polysaccharide synthesis protein — protein sequence MEKLSKIFKKAGGKSLIKQYWKTGVLGFAIIEALLLGFSKKGLEILRLSVQYKTQAKLKKKYQYVLDRCDKIDYDSLPKEQSNKVWVCWLQGMENAPLVVQKCHASLHKYLKDKEIILLTSNNIQEYITLPLFIMDKWEKGIISNAHFSDLIRVELLIRYGGTWIDSTVLCTGSNIPNYILNSNLFFYQLLKPGRDGHCLNISNWFISSSTNNKIILILKELLHEYWIKNNSVSDYYIFHMFVGIICEKYPEEEQKITKFCNSIPHILQLDLFEPFDEDKFEAIKHMTCFHKLSYKFEEELLKKKGTFYDIIINKKQV from the coding sequence ATGGAAAAATTGAGTAAAATATTTAAAAAAGCCGGAGGGAAAAGCTTAATCAAACAATACTGGAAAACAGGTGTACTTGGTTTTGCCATTATTGAGGCTTTATTGTTAGGATTTTCTAAAAAAGGGTTGGAGATTTTAAGGCTTTCTGTCCAGTATAAAACACAAGCAAAGCTAAAGAAAAAATACCAATATGTGTTGGATAGGTGCGATAAAATTGATTATGATTCTCTTCCGAAGGAACAATCTAATAAAGTATGGGTGTGCTGGTTGCAAGGAATGGAGAATGCACCCTTAGTTGTGCAAAAATGTCATGCTTCACTACATAAATATTTAAAAGACAAAGAAATTATATTACTTACATCTAATAATATACAAGAATACATAACCCTCCCCCTATTTATTATGGATAAATGGGAAAAAGGGATTATATCAAATGCCCATTTCTCAGACCTAATACGTGTAGAACTATTAATTCGTTATGGAGGAACGTGGATAGATTCTACTGTCCTTTGCACCGGTTCTAATATTCCAAATTATATTCTCAACTCCAATTTATTTTTTTATCAACTATTAAAACCCGGTAGAGATGGTCATTGCCTTAATATATCCAATTGGTTTATCTCATCCTCAACTAATAATAAGATTATTCTAATTCTAAAAGAACTCCTACATGAGTATTGGATAAAAAATAATTCTGTATCCGATTATTATATTTTTCATATGTTTGTCGGGATAATCTGTGAAAAATATCCAGAGGAAGAACAAAAAATTACTAAATTTTGTAATTCCATCCCACATATTCTTCAACTAGATCTATTTGAACCCTTTGATGAAGATAAATTTGAAGCTATTAAACACATGACCTGTTTCCATAAACTTAGCTATAAATTCGAGGAAGAACTGTTAAAGAAAAAAGGGACTTTTTACGACATCATCATTAATAAAAAACAGGTATAA